Proteins from a genomic interval of Methanoplanus endosymbiosus:
- a CDS encoding transposase yields the protein MAIFGQKNSKIQSDTGLKLGKLELICDIIEDHISFPDGRYYDSKTIVRGTIAAACSKNSISGLVKMTDGLPSHTTCLKYLHNIDMEKLESDSSKILLLAGEGIIIEGRAYNFAIDKTLKPYYGVKDEEEDPNIIRNKKKASTTKFFAYMTLSIVDQDKHLTFLVIPWKDNDNNLDGIKTCVELIWSLGLKIKCLMLDREFYTGKIFSYLKESDVPHLMPVKQHGEELKKNLKGKKSKSFKHTLNSKSKFPVEIEIVDCIVYQMGKKGKNGVLHRAFVVYKVCKSPKSIRRLYKHRFAIESTYVLANKSGARTSTKDPVVRFYYFLISFIIQNHWVSIKWKRFAKLQRGPKVIYRDRFPLHHFITILIKEAWEHFHLLSLNEIAIS from the coding sequence GTGGCAATATTTGGTCAAAAAAACAGCAAAATCCAGTCAGATACAGGACTGAAGCTTGGAAAACTTGAATTGATCTGTGATATTATTGAGGATCATATCTCCTTTCCAGATGGCAGATATTATGATTCAAAAACAATTGTAAGAGGAACAATAGCAGCGGCATGTTCTAAAAATTCGATTTCAGGACTTGTAAAAATGACAGATGGTTTGCCATCCCATACAACCTGTCTGAAATATTTACATAATATTGACATGGAGAAATTAGAATCAGATTCCTCTAAAATACTTTTATTGGCAGGGGAAGGCATAATTATAGAAGGCAGGGCTTACAATTTTGCTATTGATAAAACCCTCAAGCCATATTATGGGGTTAAAGACGAAGAAGAAGATCCTAATATTATACGCAACAAGAAGAAAGCATCGACAACCAAGTTCTTTGCTTACATGACTTTATCGATTGTGGACCAGGATAAGCACCTCACCTTTCTTGTTATTCCCTGGAAAGATAATGATAATAATTTAGATGGAATAAAAACATGTGTTGAGTTAATTTGGAGTTTAGGTCTGAAAATAAAATGTTTAATGTTAGACAGGGAGTTCTACACAGGTAAAATCTTTAGCTACCTAAAAGAATCAGATGTCCCACACCTCATGCCGGTGAAGCAACATGGTGAGGAACTCAAAAAGAATCTAAAAGGTAAAAAATCAAAATCCTTTAAACACACCCTAAATTCAAAATCAAAGTTCCCAGTGGAGATAGAAATAGTTGACTGTATTGTCTATCAAATGGGAAAGAAAGGCAAAAATGGTGTACTTCATCGAGCATTTGTAGTTTATAAGGTATGTAAATCTCCAAAATCGATTAGAAGATTGTATAAACACAGATTTGCCATTGAGTCCACATATGTCCTTGCTAATAAAAGTGGTGCAAGGACATCCACTAAGGATCCGGTAGTTAGGTTTTATTATTTTTTAATCTCTTTTATAATACAGAACCATTGGGTTTCAATCAAATGGAAGAGATTTGCAAAACTTCAGAGGGGACCAAAGGTAATTTATAGAGATCGATTTCCCTTGCACCATTTTATCACTATCTTAATTAAAGAGGCTTGGGAGCATTTCCATTTATTGAGCCTTAATGAAATTGCCATAAGCTGA
- a CDS encoding proline iminopeptidase-family hydrolase, producing MYEIKEGYIDISGLKLWYSIAGENKNGIPLLCLHGGPGAPHDYLKPLERLSDERPVIFYDQIGCGNSDKPHDVNYFTVERFIDELETVREALNLSKVHIMGQSWGSTLAASYYLDRKPDGVQSLTFSGPVMSMKMFEKDVRRLLKEMPDDLEKIIYDCEKSGNFSDPAYEKAMEVFYRQHVCRTRPWPDEFNRTMEKLGHDVYEYMQGPSEFTVTGTLRDLDLTDRLSELNLPVLYTCGEFDECTPETTRYYHRNTPGSKMALFKGASHEHHLEKQNQYMAVISEFLSRADRS from the coding sequence ATGTATGAAATAAAAGAAGGATATATAGATATTTCCGGATTAAAACTCTGGTATAGTATAGCCGGAGAAAATAAAAATGGCATTCCTCTCTTATGCCTGCACGGCGGGCCTGGCGCACCACATGACTACCTAAAACCCCTTGAGAGACTCTCAGACGAAAGGCCGGTAATATTTTATGACCAGATCGGCTGCGGAAATTCAGATAAACCACATGATGTAAATTATTTTACAGTTGAGAGATTCATTGACGAGCTTGAGACTGTCAGGGAGGCTCTGAATCTCTCAAAAGTTCACATTATGGGTCAGTCCTGGGGTTCTACCCTCGCAGCCTCATACTATCTTGACAGAAAACCAGACGGTGTACAGTCACTCACATTTTCAGGGCCTGTTATGAGCATGAAGATGTTTGAAAAGGATGTCAGAAGGCTGCTTAAGGAGATGCCGGATGACCTGGAGAAGATAATTTATGACTGTGAAAAATCCGGAAATTTTTCAGATCCTGCATATGAAAAAGCCATGGAGGTTTTTTACAGGCAGCACGTCTGTCGTACCAGACCATGGCCGGATGAGTTTAACCGGACAATGGAAAAGCTTGGTCATGATGTGTATGAATACATGCAGGGGCCAAGCGAGTTCACAGTAACCGGAACCTTAAGAGATCTTGACCTGACTGACCGGCTCTCAGAACTTAACCTTCCTGTGCTGTACACCTGCGGCGAGTTTGATGAGTGCACGCCGGAGACAACCAGATATTACCATAGAAATACTCCCGGCTCTAAGATGGCTTTATTTAAGGGGGCATCACATGAACACCATCTTGAGAAGCAGAACCAGTATATGGCGGTTATAAGCGAATTTTTAAGCAGGGCTGATCGGAGCTGA
- a CDS encoding type II toxin-antitoxin system VapC family toxin has product MIIFDSTFLIDLMLGKNNPKLKKCKYILNDIVESEEIFATTFVSVLEIHNGAYGSENAEKEINKINEILKVIPVLKFDDMYYSQYGKLSSYLKKKGTPIGKFDELIAAIALCHNAKILTNNTRDFSRVPKLKIIDH; this is encoded by the coding sequence ATGATTATTTTTGATTCAACTTTCTTAATAGATTTAATGCTTGGGAAAAATAATCCTAAACTTAAGAAATGCAAATATATTCTCAATGATATCGTTGAGAGTGAAGAGATATTTGCAACAACATTTGTGAGTGTATTGGAGATACATAATGGTGCATACGGCAGTGAGAATGCTGAAAAAGAAATAAATAAAATTAATGAAATCCTGAAAGTCATACCTGTACTTAAATTCGATGACATGTATTATTCTCAGTATGGAAAATTATCTTCTTACCTTAAGAAAAAAGGGACGCCAATAGGAAAATTTGATGAACTTATTGCTGCAATAGCTTTATGCCACAATGCAAAAATTTTGACTAACAATACCAGAGATTTTTCAAGAGTACCAAAATTAAAAATAATAGATCACTGA